From the Gramella sp. Hel_I_59 genome, one window contains:
- a CDS encoding HAMP domain-containing sensor histidine kinase: MNKKLFVLLVALMSLSLIGIIFVQGYWIKSTIDDREEQFSYNAKQALIKVSEEIQNSEFERYYFQFKNPDSINSTLSDRTLTEYFYTNKDENRNETYFNSETILEEDYKVSSGFLQFAEDSIKFTKMINKKVTDIVQENNLEGGNLSARQRIEHIERLSRMEEVEKDILRSAISELVVRIPIHNRVSEDKIRELLEEQLAERNLKTAFEFGIFNNSIATTVHSENFSLDHPATYAVPLFVDSAGRSGYQLLVNLTNRKEAVLSSVILMACLSIIFTLIIVIAYSSALSQLIKQRQISQIKTDFINNMTHEFKTPIATINLALDAIKNPKVIEDSSKVNRYLQMIRDENKRMHAQVENVLRISKLEKNELDLKKERHQLHDIILDAITHVELIIEDRGGYVQTHFGALRSSVLANQDHFTNVVVNILDNAIKYSEEAPKIDIYTTNVKNYIYCEIRDQGVGMTKLVQKKIFEKFYREHTGDIHNVKGHGLGLAYARQIVDDHHGQITVTSEKGKGSTFIIKLPLIS, translated from the coding sequence ATGAATAAGAAGCTTTTTGTCCTTCTCGTAGCGCTGATGAGCTTGTCTTTAATAGGCATCATATTCGTTCAGGGATATTGGATAAAAAGTACGATCGATGACAGGGAAGAACAATTCTCCTATAACGCCAAACAGGCACTAATAAAGGTTTCCGAAGAAATTCAGAATTCTGAATTTGAGCGTTACTATTTTCAGTTCAAGAATCCGGATAGTATCAATAGCACGCTAAGTGACCGCACGCTTACTGAATATTTCTACACAAACAAGGACGAAAACAGGAACGAAACTTATTTTAATTCTGAAACCATTTTAGAAGAAGATTATAAGGTTTCCTCAGGTTTTTTACAGTTTGCTGAAGATAGTATCAAGTTCACCAAAATGATCAATAAAAAGGTGACAGATATTGTTCAGGAGAATAATCTTGAAGGTGGGAATTTAAGTGCAAGGCAGAGAATTGAGCATATTGAGAGACTTTCCAGGATGGAAGAGGTGGAGAAAGATATTCTTAGATCTGCGATTTCAGAACTGGTAGTTAGAATTCCTATTCATAACAGGGTTTCGGAAGATAAGATCAGGGAATTACTGGAAGAGCAGCTTGCAGAGAGAAATTTAAAGACCGCATTTGAATTTGGGATCTTCAATAATTCCATAGCCACTACGGTACATTCAGAGAATTTCAGTCTGGATCACCCGGCAACTTACGCAGTTCCACTTTTTGTAGATTCTGCAGGAAGAAGCGGTTATCAATTACTGGTAAATCTTACGAACAGAAAAGAGGCAGTTCTTTCTTCGGTTATATTAATGGCTTGTCTGTCGATCATTTTTACATTGATCATTGTGATCGCTTATTCAAGTGCTTTATCACAGTTGATTAAACAGAGACAGATTTCGCAGATCAAGACGGACTTTATCAACAATATGACGCATGAGTTCAAGACTCCTATTGCGACGATAAATCTGGCTCTGGACGCGATCAAGAATCCGAAAGTGATCGAAGATAGTTCTAAGGTGAATAGATACTTACAGATGATCAGGGATGAGAATAAGAGAATGCACGCCCAGGTTGAAAACGTTCTAAGGATTTCGAAACTGGAGAAAAACGAGCTGGATCTTAAGAAGGAAAGACACCAGTTGCACGATATTATTCTTGATGCCATCACGCATGTAGAGCTAATTATAGAAGACCGTGGCGGTTATGTACAGACCCATTTTGGAGCTTTACGCTCTTCGGTTCTTGCAAATCAGGATCATTTTACGAATGTTGTTGTAAATATTTTGGATAACGCGATCAAATATTCAGAAGAAGCGCCGAAGATCGATATTTATACTACGAACGTTAAGAATTATATCTATTGTGAAATAAGAGACCAGGGAGTTGGAATGACTAAACTGGTTCAAAAGAAAATATTTGAAAAATTTTATCGTGAACATACCGGTGATATCCATAATGTAAAGGGTCACGGACTTGGATTGGCTTATGCCAGACAGATCGTGGATGACCATCATGGACAGATAACCGTAACCAGCGAAAAAGGGAAGGGTAGTACCTTCATCATTAAATTACCACTAATATCTTAA
- the coaE gene encoding dephospho-CoA kinase (Dephospho-CoA kinase (CoaE) performs the final step in coenzyme A biosynthesis.), whose product MKIVGLTGGIGSGKTTVAGFFKDLGIPVYIADDAGKRLLAESSDIREKVSELLGAAAYKDKVPDRKYIANKVFNDKELLEKLNAIIHPAVASDFQDWVSKQTSEYIIYEAAILFEAGGYKKCDLSILVTALHKLKIGRLQKRDDSTVEEIEARMGHQWPDEKKAELADFLIENKDLQQTKLQVSDIHIQILKAREN is encoded by the coding sequence ATGAAAATAGTAGGACTTACCGGAGGTATTGGAAGTGGGAAAACTACGGTGGCAGGTTTTTTTAAAGATCTGGGTATCCCGGTCTATATTGCAGACGATGCCGGGAAAAGATTGCTGGCAGAAAGTTCAGATATAAGAGAAAAAGTTAGCGAATTGTTAGGTGCAGCTGCATACAAGGATAAAGTTCCTGATAGAAAGTATATCGCAAATAAAGTGTTTAACGATAAGGAACTGCTGGAAAAACTGAATGCTATTATACACCCGGCAGTTGCTAGCGACTTTCAAGATTGGGTTTCAAAGCAAACTTCAGAATATATCATTTACGAGGCAGCTATTCTTTTTGAAGCCGGAGGTTATAAGAAATGCGATCTCAGCATACTGGTAACTGCTCTACATAAGTTAAAAATTGGAAGACTTCAGAAAAGAGATGATAGTACGGTAGAGGAAATCGAAGCCAGAATGGGTCACCAGTGGCCTGATGAAAAGAAAGCTGAACTGGCCGATTTTCTTATAGAAAACAAGGATTTACAGCAAACTAAACTACAGGTTAGTGATATCCATATCCAAATCTTAAAAGCACGCGAAAATTGA
- a CDS encoding YbbR-like domain-containing protein — translation MATRNRRRRFKKSSIKTFGFFLIFSAIVWVLVQFSKTYTQVIEVPVNYLNVPLDKSISEERPDHVDLQLQDNGFSIYYYKIFNPKLDIDLSEATENDKNLIYSIENHITVIEQQLKVTLEDSRIIQNEIVIPFQFKKEKMLKIISNIEVSYAVGYSADEPLQLVPDSVKVSGPEEVIANLSSIPTLKKKLQNVNSDLDGSVKLDTTGYGELSFYENSIRYTQEVEKFTEGKAEIPVEVINVPDNLNLAYFPKSVVVYYQVNLEEFEKVGASDFSVVCDYKSVKEGDDYMIAQIKSKPKFVNNIRLNERRIQFVIKR, via the coding sequence ATGGCAACCAGGAATAGAAGAAGAAGGTTCAAGAAATCAAGCATAAAGACATTCGGTTTTTTCCTGATCTTTTCTGCGATCGTGTGGGTGCTGGTACAGTTTTCTAAGACGTATACTCAGGTGATCGAAGTTCCGGTTAATTATCTCAATGTTCCCCTGGATAAAAGTATTTCTGAAGAGCGACCCGATCATGTGGATCTTCAACTTCAGGATAATGGCTTCAGTATCTATTATTATAAAATATTCAATCCAAAGCTTGATATAGATCTTTCCGAAGCTACTGAAAATGATAAGAACCTGATCTATTCTATTGAAAATCATATCACGGTGATTGAACAGCAACTGAAGGTGACCCTGGAAGATTCAAGGATCATCCAGAATGAGATCGTGATTCCTTTTCAATTTAAGAAAGAAAAAATGCTGAAGATCATCTCGAATATTGAGGTGAGTTACGCCGTAGGTTATTCGGCAGATGAGCCTCTTCAACTGGTTCCCGATTCAGTAAAAGTTAGTGGACCCGAAGAAGTGATTGCCAATTTAAGTTCGATACCTACTTTAAAGAAAAAACTGCAGAATGTAAATTCAGATCTTGACGGGAGTGTTAAACTGGACACTACGGGCTATGGTGAATTAAGTTTCTATGAAAATAGCATACGGTATACGCAGGAAGTTGAAAAATTTACTGAAGGAAAAGCTGAAATCCCGGTAGAGGTCATTAACGTTCCAGATAATCTTAACCTGGCATACTTCCCGAAGTCTGTTGTCGTGTATTACCAGGTAAACCTAGAAGAATTTGAAAAAGTTGGAGCTTCTGATTTTTCCGTAGTCTGTGATTATAAAAGTGTGAAGGAAGGTGATGACTATATGATCGCACAGATCAAAAGCAAGCCGAAATTTGTAAACAACATTCGGTTAAATGAACGTAGGATTCAATTTGTGATCAAACGATGA
- a CDS encoding response regulator transcription factor, producing the protein METENKKILLVEDDPNFGTVLKDYLAMNDYEVTHAKNGMEGFEKFKKDDFDLCILDVMMPYKDGFTLAKEIREKNEEVPIIFLTAKAMKEDVLKGYKVGADDYLNKPFDSEVLLMKIKAIMQRKATDSVADSKQFEFEIGGFHLNSKLRFLTFRDEEPQKLSPKENELLRLLALHENDLMPRELALTKIWRDDNYFTSRSMDVYIAKLRKYLKKDENVEILNIHGEGFRLVIKNKEETEA; encoded by the coding sequence ATGGAAACTGAAAACAAAAAAATTCTATTAGTAGAGGATGATCCAAATTTTGGAACTGTCCTTAAAGACTACCTTGCGATGAACGATTACGAGGTGACTCACGCCAAAAATGGTATGGAAGGATTCGAGAAATTCAAAAAAGATGATTTCGATCTTTGTATCCTGGATGTGATGATGCCTTATAAAGATGGTTTTACTCTTGCTAAAGAGATTCGTGAGAAGAACGAAGAAGTGCCGATCATCTTTTTAACGGCTAAAGCCATGAAAGAAGATGTATTAAAAGGTTACAAGGTTGGAGCAGATGATTATCTAAACAAACCTTTTGATTCTGAAGTACTTTTAATGAAGATCAAGGCGATCATGCAGCGTAAAGCTACAGATAGCGTTGCAGATTCTAAACAATTTGAATTCGAAATTGGTGGTTTCCACCTGAATTCAAAACTTAGATTCTTAACTTTTAGAGATGAAGAGCCTCAGAAGCTTTCTCCAAAAGAAAACGAATTATTAAGACTACTTGCTCTGCATGAGAATGATCTGATGCCTAGAGAGCTAGCCTTGACTAAGATATGGAGAGACGATAACTACTTTACTTCTAGAAGTATGGATGTTTATATCGCCAAATTAAGAAAGTATCTTAAGAAAGATGAAAATGTGGAAATTCTGAATATCCACGGTGAAGGTTTTAGACTTGTTATAAAAAACAAGGAAGAGACCGAAGCATAA